The Candidatus Methylomirabilis limnetica sequence GATTGCGATCTCCGATGGCGTCGCCATGGGGACCGAAGGGATGAAGACGTCCCTGGTGAGCCGGGAGGTCGTAGCCGACTCGATCGAGCTGGTCGCCAGAGGTCACCTCTTTGACGCCCTTGTCGCCATCTCCGGCTGCGATAAGACAATCCCTGGTACCGTCATGGCTCTGACCCGCCTCAACATCCCGGGACTCATGCTCTATAGCGGCTCCACCGAATTCGGCGAGTACGAGGGCCGCCACCTCACGATCCAGGATGTCTTTGAGGCTGTAGGCGCTTTCAATGCGAGCAAGATGTCGGCTGAGGAACTTTGCGCCATCGAGGGCCATGCCTGCCCGGGCGCCGGTGCCTGCGGCGGCCAGTTCACCGCCAACACCATGTCCACCGCCTTTGAGATGATTGGCATCTCGCCGATGGGATGGAATGGTGTCCCGGCAGTAGATGCAGGGAAGGAGGACGTAGCGTTCGAGTGCGGGAGACTGGTGATGGAGGTGTTGCGACGCGGCGTGACCCCGAAAGCGATCCTCACCCGCAAGGCCTTTCTGAACGCCATCGCCGGAGTGATGGCCACTGGGGGATCCACCAACGCCGTGCTCCACCTACTCGCTGTGGCCAAGGCGGCCGGTGTCAAGCTGTCCCTGGGCGATTTCGATCGAATATCGAGAAAGATCCCGCTTCTGGCCGATCTGAAGCCGTGGGGACGCTTTACCGCTCCGGACATGCACCGGGCTGGCGGTATGACGGTGGTAGCCAAACGTCTCCTTGATGCGGGTCTCCTTCACGCTGACGAGCTGACGGTCACCGGCAAGACGATCGGCGAGGAAGCGCGGGGCGCCCGCGAAACCCCGCGGCAGGAGGTGATCCGACCGCTCAAGCGGCCGCTCAAGCCGACCGGGGGCATGGTAATCCTCAAGGGTAATCTTGCGCCGGAAGGGTGTGTGGCGAAGGTTGCCGGTCACGAG is a genomic window containing:
- the ilvD gene encoding dihydroxy-acid dehydratase, coding for MTFDPRHKSRTLLDGPDRAPARAMLKAIGFKDEDLARPLVGVAHCWIEVMPCNFNHRTLAERVKAGIRAAGGTPIEYNTIAISDGVAMGTEGMKTSLVSREVVADSIELVARGHLFDALVAISGCDKTIPGTVMALTRLNIPGLMLYSGSTEFGEYEGRHLTIQDVFEAVGAFNASKMSAEELCAIEGHACPGAGACGGQFTANTMSTAFEMIGISPMGWNGVPAVDAGKEDVAFECGRLVMEVLRRGVTPKAILTRKAFLNAIAGVMATGGSTNAVLHLLAVAKAAGVKLSLGDFDRISRKIPLLADLKPWGRFTAPDMHRAGGMTVVAKRLLDAGLLHADELTVTGKTIGEEARGARETPRQEVIRPLKRPLKPTGGMVILKGNLAPEGCVAKVAGHERMLHRGPARVFNREEDTFTAVKSGKIKAGDVIVIRYEGPKGGPGMREMLGVTGALAGAGLLDSVALMTDGRFSGATHGLMVGHIAPEAAVGGPIAALRNGDIVVLDIKKRRLDVELSAAEFKRRLRKWKPPAPRYKSGVMAKYARTVSSASEGAVTD